In Kineococcus mangrovi, a single genomic region encodes these proteins:
- a CDS encoding MerR family transcriptional regulator has protein sequence MTLTVAAVARRLGVAPATLRTWDRRYGLGPSEHTAGAHRRYSASDLARLVVMRRLTLEGVSPAEAAQLAATTAVAGGGFALASVSTIPTAVIEAAVTDAAAIAGPTSGLLPPGASGPEGPDAVRPDESEDAESRPSPALPGADAPGRAAVDDEDWAVASLSDRFADEVRVRGVARAWDEVLGPASAARDAAMHAAVARALSALPTADGERAVLLAGAGTADDRDRTPVLLAAAAALAERGAGARSVGDGVPARMLAAAVRRVRPPALLLVAPGATSREDVLPELADLLRVRPAPLLVVLGGPDLVADLQRVREEAAGPERDLVPVAGLTEAVAACVGAVSS, from the coding sequence ATGACCCTCACCGTGGCGGCCGTGGCCCGGCGGCTCGGCGTCGCCCCGGCCACGTTGCGGACGTGGGACCGGCGCTACGGCCTCGGGCCCTCCGAGCACACCGCGGGCGCGCACCGCCGCTACTCCGCCTCCGACCTCGCCCGCCTCGTGGTGATGCGGCGCCTGACCCTGGAGGGGGTCTCGCCCGCCGAGGCGGCGCAGCTGGCCGCGACGACGGCGGTCGCCGGCGGCGGGTTCGCGCTGGCGAGCGTCTCGACGATCCCGACGGCGGTCATCGAGGCGGCCGTGACCGACGCCGCCGCCATCGCCGGGCCCACCTCGGGTCTCCTCCCCCCGGGTGCCAGCGGCCCGGAGGGCCCGGACGCCGTCCGTCCCGACGAGTCCGAGGACGCCGAGAGCCGTCCCTCACCGGCCCTGCCCGGTGCTGACGCGCCGGGTCGGGCCGCCGTCGACGACGAGGACTGGGCGGTCGCGAGCCTGTCGGACCGCTTCGCGGACGAGGTCCGCGTGCGCGGGGTCGCCCGCGCGTGGGACGAGGTGCTCGGCCCGGCCTCGGCCGCGCGGGACGCGGCGATGCACGCCGCCGTCGCCCGCGCCCTGTCCGCCCTCCCCACCGCCGACGGCGAGCGGGCGGTCCTGCTGGCCGGAGCCGGCACCGCCGACGACCGGGACCGCACCCCCGTCCTGCTCGCCGCCGCGGCCGCGCTGGCCGAGCGCGGTGCCGGGGCGCGCAGCGTCGGGGACGGCGTCCCGGCGCGGATGCTCGCCGCCGCCGTGCGCAGGGTCCGGCCGCCGGCCCTGCTGCTCGTCGCTCCCGGGGCCACCTCGCGCGAGGACGTGCTGCCCGAGCTGGCCGACCTCCTGCGGGTGCGCCCGGCCCCCCTGCTCGTCGTGCTCGGCGGGCCGGACCTCGTCGCCGACCTGCAGCGGGTGCGGGAGGAGGCCGCCGGCCCCGAACGCGACCTCGTCCCGGTCGCCGGTCTCACCGAGGCCGTCGCCGCCTGCGTGGGGGCCGTCTCCTCGTGA
- a CDS encoding response regulator transcription factor, which translates to MATVLVCDDLPLAREAMRRMVAAVPGVTRVVGASSGEEALQRWPVERPSLVIMDVRMPGIGGVEAARRLLARHPEANVLMATMAEDGDGVARAVAAGARGYLVKDVSREELATAVLQALQDVSRRRAGGRTRTVLTGRAPVLTEREQQVLVGMSRGRSNAEIGRELFLSEDTVKTHARRLFRKLEAADRAQAVAVGFRWGLVR; encoded by the coding sequence GTGGCAACGGTACTGGTCTGCGATGACCTTCCGCTGGCCCGCGAGGCCATGCGACGCATGGTGGCGGCCGTCCCGGGCGTGACCCGCGTCGTGGGTGCGAGCTCGGGCGAAGAGGCGCTGCAGCGGTGGCCCGTGGAACGGCCCTCGCTGGTGATCATGGACGTGCGGATGCCCGGCATCGGCGGGGTGGAAGCCGCTCGCCGGCTGCTCGCCCGTCACCCGGAGGCCAACGTCCTCATGGCCACGATGGCCGAGGACGGCGACGGGGTGGCCCGCGCGGTCGCCGCCGGCGCACGCGGCTACCTGGTCAAGGACGTCTCGCGCGAGGAGCTGGCCACGGCCGTGCTCCAGGCGCTGCAGGACGTCAGCCGCCGGCGCGCCGGCGGCCGCACCCGCACGGTCCTCACCGGCCGCGCGCCGGTGCTGACCGAGCGCGAGCAGCAGGTGCTCGTCGGCATGAGCCGCGGGCGCAGCAACGCCGAGATCGGCCGCGAGCTGTTCCTCTCGGAGGACACGGTGAAGACGCACGCGCGTCGGCTGTTCCGCAAGCTCGAGGCGGCCGACCGTGCTCAGGCGGTGGCTGTGGGATTCCGCTGGGGTCTCGTACGGTAG
- the shbA gene encoding RNA polymerase sigma factor ShbA, translating into MPDTPRVERSSPDLEVDGDLGAPGDLVPGAVDGVRVEARPGPDLQVDGRPTDGEDDRPGRSHDQDHDEDEGAGATRHPSAGERGVTPGRPATMDSSEAGGLQALAARALSGEQGAVADLLAAVRRLVHRYCRAKLGRLPGADHAAEDAAQEVCIAVLTALPRYKDTGRPFEAFVYRIAANKVADAQRASYRAPVPTDDVPDAATAEPGPEQLALDAFDAETVGRLLDTLPPKLREIITLRVGAGMSAEETGRALGMTAGAVRVAQHRAMQKLRKTALEDASLQVAP; encoded by the coding sequence GTGCCCGACACCCCCCGGGTCGAACGGTCCTCCCCGGACCTGGAGGTCGACGGGGACCTCGGCGCTCCCGGTGACCTGGTCCCGGGCGCGGTGGACGGGGTGCGCGTCGAGGCCCGGCCCGGTCCCGACCTCCAGGTCGACGGTCGTCCCACCGACGGGGAGGACGACCGGCCCGGCCGGAGCCACGACCAGGACCACGACGAGGACGAGGGGGCAGGGGCGACCCGGCACCCGTCGGCGGGGGAGCGGGGTGTAACGCCCGGTCGTCCCGCGACGATGGACAGTTCGGAAGCCGGGGGGCTCCAGGCACTGGCGGCGCGTGCCCTGTCGGGGGAACAGGGCGCCGTCGCCGACCTCCTGGCAGCGGTTCGCCGCCTCGTCCACCGTTACTGCCGGGCCAAGCTCGGGCGCCTGCCCGGAGCTGATCACGCCGCAGAGGATGCGGCACAGGAGGTCTGCATCGCCGTGTTGACGGCCCTGCCCCGCTACAAGGACACGGGACGCCCGTTCGAGGCGTTCGTGTACCGGATCGCGGCCAACAAGGTCGCCGACGCCCAGCGCGCCTCCTACCGCGCTCCCGTCCCGACCGACGACGTCCCCGACGCCGCGACGGCCGAGCCGGGCCCCGAACAGCTGGCCCTCGACGCCTTCGACGCCGAGACCGTCGGCCGGCTGCTCGACACGCTGCCGCCCAAGCTGCGCGAGATCATCACGCTGCGGGTGGGGGCGGGCATGTCCGCCGAGGAGACGGGCCGTGCCCTGGGCATGACGGCCGGGGCCGTGCGGGTCGCCCAGCACCGCGCCATGCAGAAGCTGCGCAAGACCGCCCTCGAGGACGCCTCCCTGCAGGTGGCGCCGTGA
- the guaB gene encoding IMP dehydrogenase yields the protein MSAQIPDGRTTSAHDPFGFVGLTYDDVLLLPGESDVIPSEVDTSTRVSKRVSLRIPLLSSAMDTVTESRMAIAMARQGGLGVLHRNLSAEEQAAQVDLVKRSESGMVTQPVTTTPDATLADVDALCGRYRISGVPVVDPDGTLVGIVTNRDLRFESDFTRPVREVMTKAPLVTAPVGVSADDAMQLLRQHKIEKLPIVDGRGRLTGLITVKDYVKSEQYPLATKDADGRLRVAAAVGIFEDAWKRAMGLVEAGVDVLVVDMAHGHSRAVLEMISRLKGDPAAAHVDVVGGNVATRAAAQALVDAGVDGIKVGVGPGSICTTRVVAGVGVPQVTAIHEAAQAAGPAGVPVIGDGGLQYSGDIAKALVAGADTVMLGSLLAGCDESPGDLVFINGKQFKSYRGMGSLGAQQTRQGGRSFSKDRYFQNDVATDDRFVPEGIEGQVPYRGPLGAVAHQLVGGLRQSMFYAGARTVPELQANGSFVRITPAGLKESHPHDIQMTVEAPNYSGR from the coding sequence GTGAGCGCGCAGATCCCCGACGGACGGACGACGTCCGCACACGACCCCTTCGGCTTCGTGGGCCTGACCTACGACGACGTCCTCCTGCTGCCCGGTGAGTCCGACGTCATCCCGTCCGAGGTCGACACCTCGACGCGGGTGTCCAAGCGGGTCAGCCTGCGGATCCCGTTGCTGAGCTCGGCGATGGACACGGTCACCGAGTCCCGCATGGCCATCGCGATGGCCCGTCAGGGCGGTCTGGGCGTGCTGCACCGCAACCTGTCCGCCGAGGAGCAGGCCGCGCAGGTCGACCTCGTCAAGCGGTCCGAGTCCGGCATGGTGACCCAGCCGGTGACGACGACCCCGGACGCGACGCTCGCCGACGTCGACGCCCTGTGCGGCCGCTACCGGATCTCCGGCGTCCCCGTCGTCGACCCCGACGGCACCCTCGTCGGCATCGTCACCAACCGCGACCTGCGGTTCGAGTCCGACTTCACCCGTCCCGTGCGCGAGGTCATGACGAAGGCCCCGCTGGTGACCGCGCCCGTGGGCGTGTCCGCCGACGACGCGATGCAGCTGCTGCGCCAGCACAAGATTGAGAAGCTGCCGATCGTCGACGGCCGCGGTCGCCTCACCGGTCTCATCACCGTCAAGGACTACGTGAAGTCCGAGCAGTACCCGCTCGCGACGAAGGACGCGGACGGCCGGCTGCGCGTGGCCGCCGCCGTCGGCATCTTCGAGGACGCGTGGAAGCGGGCGATGGGCCTGGTCGAGGCGGGGGTCGACGTGCTCGTCGTCGACATGGCCCACGGCCACTCCCGCGCCGTGCTCGAGATGATCTCGCGCCTCAAGGGCGACCCGGCCGCCGCGCACGTCGACGTCGTCGGCGGCAACGTGGCGACGCGGGCCGCCGCCCAGGCGCTCGTGGACGCGGGCGTCGACGGCATCAAGGTCGGCGTGGGCCCGGGCTCGATCTGCACGACCCGCGTCGTCGCCGGCGTCGGCGTCCCGCAGGTCACCGCGATCCACGAGGCCGCCCAGGCCGCCGGGCCCGCGGGCGTGCCGGTCATCGGCGACGGCGGGCTGCAGTACTCCGGCGACATCGCCAAGGCCCTCGTCGCCGGCGCCGACACCGTCATGCTCGGCTCGCTGCTCGCCGGCTGCGACGAGAGCCCGGGCGACCTGGTCTTCATCAACGGCAAGCAGTTCAAGAGCTACCGCGGCATGGGGTCCCTCGGCGCCCAGCAGACCCGTCAGGGCGGCCGGTCGTTCTCCAAGGACCGCTACTTCCAGAACGACGTCGCCACGGACGACCGCTTCGTGCCCGAGGGCATCGAGGGCCAGGTCCCGTACCGCGGTCCCCTCGGCGCCGTCGCGCACCAGCTCGTGGGCGGGCTGCGGCAGTCGATGTTCTACGCCGGCGCCCGCACGGTGCCGGAGCTGCAGGCCAACGGCAGCTTCGTCCGCATCACGCCGGCGGGTCTGAAGGAGTCGCACCCGCACGACATCCAGATGACCGTCGAGGCGCCGAACTACAGCGGCCGCTGA
- a CDS encoding GuaB3 family IMP dehydrogenase-related protein: MSEIEIGRGKRGRRAYSFDDIAVVPSRRTRDPEDVSTTWQIDAYHFDIPVMSAPMDSVASPATAVALGRLGGLGVLDLEGLWTRYADPEPLLAEIAGLDPAVAIPRMQEIYAEPVKAELITSRLAEVRAAGVTVAGALSPQRTQEFWKVVVDAGVDLFVIRGTTVSAEHVSGTTEPLNLKRFIYELDVPVVVGGAAGYTAALHLMRTGAAGVLVGFGGGAAHTTRTALGIHAPMASAVADVAAARRDYMDESGGRYVHVIADGGVGTSGDIVKAIACGADAVMLGAALARATEAPGRGWHWGPEAHHSVLPRGERVRVGTSAPLAEILGGPGRVADGTTNLMGALRRSMATTGYSDLKEFQRIEVVVSPYQPA, from the coding sequence GTGTCTGAGATCGAGATCGGCCGCGGCAAGCGGGGGCGACGCGCCTACAGCTTCGACGACATCGCCGTCGTCCCGAGCCGTCGCACGCGCGACCCCGAGGACGTCTCCACGACGTGGCAGATCGACGCGTACCACTTCGACATCCCCGTGATGAGCGCGCCGATGGACTCGGTCGCCTCGCCCGCGACGGCCGTCGCGCTGGGGCGGCTCGGCGGTCTGGGCGTCCTCGACCTCGAGGGGCTGTGGACCCGGTACGCCGACCCCGAACCCCTCCTGGCCGAGATCGCCGGCCTCGACCCGGCCGTCGCGATCCCGCGCATGCAGGAGATCTACGCCGAACCCGTCAAGGCCGAGCTCATCACCAGCCGGCTGGCGGAGGTCCGCGCCGCCGGGGTGACCGTGGCCGGGGCGCTGTCCCCGCAGCGGACGCAGGAGTTCTGGAAGGTCGTCGTCGACGCCGGGGTCGACCTGTTCGTCATCCGCGGCACCACGGTCTCGGCCGAGCACGTCTCCGGCACGACCGAACCCCTGAACCTCAAGCGGTTCATCTACGAGCTCGACGTCCCCGTGGTCGTCGGCGGCGCGGCGGGCTACACCGCCGCGCTGCACCTGATGCGCACGGGGGCGGCCGGTGTCCTCGTCGGGTTCGGCGGGGGAGCGGCGCACACGACGCGCACCGCGCTGGGCATCCACGCGCCGATGGCCTCGGCCGTCGCCGACGTCGCGGCCGCGCGCCGCGACTACATGGACGAGTCCGGCGGCCGGTACGTCCACGTCATCGCCGACGGCGGGGTGGGCACGTCCGGCGACATCGTCAAGGCCATCGCCTGCGGGGCGGACGCCGTCATGCTCGGTGCGGCCCTGGCCCGCGCCACCGAGGCCCCGGGCCGCGGCTGGCACTGGGGACCGGAGGCCCACCACTCCGTGCTGCCGCGCGGGGAACGTGTCCGGGTCGGGACGTCGGCCCCGTTGGCGGAGATCCTGGGCGGTCCCGGCCGGGTGGCGGACGGGACGACGAACCTCATGGGCGCGCTGCGCCGGTCGATGGCCACGACGGGGTACTCCGACCTGAAGGAGTTCCAGCGCATCGAGGTCGTCGTCTCGCCGTACCAGCCCGCCTGA
- a CDS encoding oxidoreductase — MSQHDSTPWTPDAMGRQEGRTVLVTGANSGLGLHVATEFARRGADVLLACRNPERGRAAVAQVRAEAGDSGVDAHVELVALDVADLASVRRAASDVLHRRSSIDVLVNNAGVMVPPFGRTVDGFETQVGTNHLGHFAFTGLLLPALLAGGGGRVVSVASVAHKFGRLNRENYQSERSYQKWLAYGRSKLSNLLFAFELQRRATAVGAPLVSVAAHPGLSETNLWKTTPLGGNRVGEALAQVLGRAVGQSAALGAWPLLRAATDPEVVGGEYFGPGGRQEWRGFPVLVPASPHAYDTSDAAWLWARSVQWTGVDPAELSA, encoded by the coding sequence GTGAGCCAGCACGACAGCACCCCCTGGACGCCCGACGCGATGGGCCGGCAGGAGGGCCGCACCGTCCTGGTCACGGGCGCGAACTCCGGGCTGGGCCTGCACGTGGCGACCGAGTTCGCCCGCCGCGGCGCCGACGTCCTGCTCGCCTGCCGCAACCCCGAGCGGGGCCGGGCCGCGGTGGCGCAGGTGCGGGCCGAGGCCGGCGACTCCGGGGTCGACGCGCACGTCGAGCTCGTCGCCCTCGACGTGGCCGACCTCGCCAGCGTCCGGCGCGCCGCCTCCGACGTCCTGCACCGCCGGTCCAGCATCGACGTCCTCGTCAACAACGCGGGCGTCATGGTGCCGCCGTTCGGCCGCACCGTGGACGGGTTCGAGACGCAGGTCGGCACGAACCACCTGGGCCACTTCGCCTTCACGGGCCTGCTGCTGCCGGCGCTGCTGGCCGGTGGCGGCGGCCGCGTCGTCAGCGTGGCGAGCGTGGCCCACAAGTTCGGCCGGCTGAACCGGGAGAACTACCAGAGCGAACGCAGCTACCAGAAGTGGCTGGCGTACGGGCGGTCCAAGCTGTCGAACCTCCTGTTCGCCTTCGAGCTGCAGCGCCGCGCGACCGCGGTCGGGGCGCCGCTGGTGTCGGTCGCCGCCCACCCCGGGCTGTCCGAGACGAACCTGTGGAAGACGACCCCGCTCGGCGGGAACCGCGTCGGTGAGGCGCTCGCCCAGGTGCTCGGCCGGGCCGTCGGGCAGTCCGCGGCCCTCGGCGCGTGGCCGCTGCTGCGCGCCGCGACCGACCCCGAGGTCGTGGGCGGGGAGTACTTCGGCCCCGGCGGGCGGCAGGAGTGGCGGGGTTTCCCCGTCCTGGTCCCCGCCAGCCCGCACGCCTACGACACCTCCGACGCGGCCTGGTTGTGGGCCCGTTCGGTGCAGTGGACGGGCGTGGACCCGGCCGAGCTCAGCGCCTGA
- a CDS encoding MFS transporter: MSTTTPPSTTSPSTGLRSRYARLPQIAGRAYLPVSALGRLPITMVPLAVLALVTASSGSVAVGGLASAAAAIGEAVGVPVVGWSADRRGQRAVLLVVVALHLLAVAGLFTALATSGTPAVLAAAAVVGLTLPSVSGLSRARWLRMTGDRDDLATAFAAEGTVDEAAFILGPALVGVVGVLGSPAAALLTSAALTSVFVTAFACHRSHRHTAPVPRDTSRPQARVPWVVAVPVLAMVCMGATFGATQTGVTAAAERIGSPSLGSLVYAVSAVGSTATTVCLVLLPARFGLRARWLVCGLGLLAGAGLMAATATHLGTLTGAVLVTGLFIGPALVTVNTAAARLVPAERGAFLMALLNSGIVLGVAAGASLGGTVAEHAGPAAGFTVVAVAGALLAVSALAAPLRR, encoded by the coding sequence GTGAGCACGACCACACCCCCGTCCACCACTTCCCCCTCGACTGGTCTGCGTTCGCGCTACGCGCGGCTGCCGCAGATCGCCGGCAGGGCCTACCTGCCCGTCTCCGCACTGGGCCGGCTGCCCATCACGATGGTCCCGCTCGCAGTCCTGGCGCTGGTCACGGCCTCCAGCGGGTCCGTCGCGGTCGGTGGCCTCGCCAGCGCGGCCGCCGCGATCGGTGAGGCCGTCGGCGTCCCCGTCGTCGGCTGGTCGGCGGACCGGCGCGGGCAGCGGGCCGTCCTGCTCGTCGTCGTCGCGCTGCACCTGCTCGCCGTGGCCGGGTTGTTCACCGCCCTCGCCACCTCCGGGACCCCCGCGGTGCTCGCGGCCGCCGCGGTCGTCGGGCTGACGCTGCCGTCGGTCAGCGGTCTCTCCCGCGCCCGCTGGTTGCGGATGACCGGTGACCGGGACGACCTGGCCACGGCGTTCGCCGCCGAGGGCACCGTCGACGAGGCCGCGTTCATCCTGGGCCCCGCCCTCGTCGGCGTGGTCGGTGTCCTGGGGAGCCCGGCCGCCGCGCTGCTGACGTCCGCGGCGCTGACGTCCGTGTTCGTCACGGCGTTCGCCTGCCACCGCAGCCACCGGCACACCGCGCCGGTCCCCCGGGACACCTCCCGGCCGCAGGCGCGGGTGCCGTGGGTCGTGGCCGTCCCCGTCCTGGCGATGGTCTGCATGGGCGCCACGTTCGGCGCGACGCAGACCGGGGTGACGGCCGCGGCCGAACGCATCGGCTCCCCCTCGCTGGGGTCCCTCGTCTACGCCGTGTCCGCGGTCGGGTCCACCGCCACGACCGTCTGCCTCGTGCTGCTGCCCGCGCGCTTCGGCCTGCGGGCCCGGTGGCTGGTGTGCGGCCTGGGGCTGCTGGCCGGCGCCGGGCTGATGGCCGCCACGGCCACCCACCTCGGGACGCTGACCGGCGCCGTCCTCGTCACGGGGTTGTTCATCGGCCCCGCCCTCGTGACCGTCAACACGGCGGCTGCCCGGCTCGTGCCCGCCGAGCGCGGGGCGTTCCTCATGGCGCTGCTGAACTCCGGGATCGTCCTGGGCGTCGCCGCCGGCGCCTCCCTCGGGGGGACGGTCGCCGAGCACGCCGGACCCGCCGCGGGGTTCACCGTCGTGGCGGTGGCCGGGGCGCTGCTCGCGGTGAGCGCGCTGGCGGCCCCGCTCAGGCGCTGA
- a CDS encoding KGGVGR-motif variant AAA ATPase, whose product MNFGSAGRFFTWVDVDAAFETAAHSDNWPTWLREASAFWGGLTLEVTTDDEDIVLGWLEEIFGPGSILKDDEDSILVLDDLPGRVSTRHLPIEIERSGEDMTDQERRPRWRENRITGAIGTPLPSPEHPIGEQVSIVAFHSFKGGVGRTLHAVALAHALKRLNLKVLIVDADLEAPGVSWMYQQSGREIDFSFEDMIALLHASRDGSVTDAATLAAAYTKNQTLDDILIMPSRRELQRIAPARIEPQHLLTPNRSPYFLTDGLVELGRQANVDVILVDLRAGASELAAPLLLDPRIQKVFVTTVSAQSADGTAMMIRAINTRAPSQATDPGGSLIVTQYRRTDQEAMAQSVVAPLVAELRALNSAGGNEEAAARETGLVDDDVRTSTLYSGFQEALLGLSSDWDDLAATIHETGLLNVLHPLARELALRQTPEKSAPQEAPSAAAADDRRRRLADFSKSLAYAETTEEQAFLPTESLRNLVEAHKTTLPLCVVTGAKGAGKTFTQLQMLYTLDWRSYADRVDVPGAELSAPLVPTLYSRNMSDDTRQRLDAILEQVGVSESGQPATQLEIREMIGGGLEAHLSDRQWRHLWLALLAKSIGADVRPEEAEKFFIELGRTERRIFLIDGLEDTLPEVTRNPEQQRALRVLLADCIEWLQSLRGRPFGLIVFVRIDLVRAAFPQNSAQFLARYQDFSLRWDPSEAKRLALWLAQSSSAMPGVTEDVVREANEDDLNRLLIDVWGEKMGSLRSREARSSGWFLAALSDFNDNIQARDIVIFMQESARRSIGEARWTDRLLAPAAMRDALITCSSQKISAISEESPVIGDLLQHLRNLGAEERQVPFTQDSVQLSITQLELLAESGVVFREDDRFWIPEIFRHGLGFRASGRPRVVAVANLVRKRNNSE is encoded by the coding sequence ATGAACTTTGGTAGCGCAGGGCGATTTTTCACTTGGGTAGACGTAGACGCCGCATTTGAAACCGCAGCCCATTCGGACAACTGGCCCACCTGGCTGCGCGAAGCCAGCGCATTCTGGGGGGGACTGACCCTTGAAGTTACAACCGATGACGAAGACATAGTCCTCGGATGGCTCGAAGAGATTTTCGGGCCTGGGTCGATCCTCAAAGACGACGAAGACTCAATTCTAGTCTTAGACGATCTTCCGGGACGGGTCTCCACGCGTCATCTGCCGATCGAGATCGAACGGTCCGGCGAAGATATGACGGACCAGGAGCGCCGTCCTCGATGGCGCGAGAACCGCATCACTGGGGCGATAGGGACGCCCTTACCCTCCCCCGAGCACCCGATTGGGGAGCAAGTCAGCATTGTTGCTTTTCACTCTTTCAAGGGCGGTGTTGGCAGAACTCTCCACGCCGTGGCTCTAGCTCACGCCTTGAAGCGCCTAAACCTAAAGGTGCTAATTGTGGATGCTGATCTGGAGGCGCCCGGAGTCAGCTGGATGTACCAACAATCCGGACGAGAGATCGACTTCTCGTTCGAGGACATGATCGCACTCCTTCATGCGTCTCGTGACGGTTCGGTGACGGATGCCGCCACACTTGCGGCGGCCTACACCAAGAACCAGACTCTTGACGATATCTTGATCATGCCCTCCCGGCGAGAATTGCAACGAATTGCGCCAGCTCGCATCGAGCCTCAACATCTACTCACACCCAATCGGTCGCCGTATTTTCTCACCGACGGTCTTGTGGAACTTGGCCGACAAGCGAACGTTGATGTCATCCTTGTTGACCTCAGGGCAGGCGCCTCCGAACTCGCCGCGCCTTTACTGCTGGATCCCAGGATCCAAAAGGTCTTTGTCACGACCGTTAGCGCCCAATCCGCCGACGGTACCGCGATGATGATCCGAGCAATCAACACGCGAGCACCGAGTCAAGCCACAGATCCTGGCGGTAGCTTGATCGTCACCCAGTACCGGCGAACCGACCAAGAGGCCATGGCCCAGTCGGTTGTTGCGCCTCTGGTCGCGGAGTTGCGTGCACTTAACAGCGCTGGCGGGAATGAGGAGGCCGCGGCCCGTGAGACGGGCTTGGTGGATGACGACGTTCGCACTTCGACCCTTTACAGCGGCTTTCAAGAGGCACTGCTAGGCCTAAGTTCGGATTGGGACGATCTTGCCGCGACCATACATGAGACAGGCCTACTAAACGTGCTTCACCCCTTGGCGCGCGAGCTTGCTCTACGCCAGACACCGGAAAAGTCAGCCCCACAAGAGGCACCCTCCGCGGCAGCTGCAGATGACCGTCGTCGTCGACTCGCGGACTTCTCGAAGTCTTTAGCTTACGCCGAGACGACGGAGGAACAAGCCTTCCTTCCAACTGAGTCTCTGCGAAACTTGGTGGAGGCACACAAAACGACTCTCCCTCTATGCGTCGTCACAGGAGCGAAAGGCGCGGGCAAAACTTTCACTCAACTTCAGATGCTATACACGCTCGACTGGCGAAGTTACGCCGACCGAGTCGACGTGCCGGGAGCTGAGCTGAGTGCGCCCCTTGTGCCGACCCTGTACTCACGCAACATGAGCGACGACACGCGCCAACGACTTGACGCGATTCTTGAGCAGGTTGGGGTCAGCGAGTCTGGTCAACCAGCCACGCAGCTTGAGATCCGCGAGATGATCGGCGGAGGACTGGAAGCTCACCTGAGCGACAGGCAGTGGCGCCACCTCTGGCTCGCCCTTCTGGCTAAATCCATCGGCGCCGACGTTAGACCAGAAGAAGCCGAGAAGTTCTTTATCGAACTTGGCCGCACTGAACGCCGCATTTTTCTCATCGACGGCCTAGAGGACACCCTTCCGGAAGTCACCCGGAACCCCGAGCAACAGCGCGCCCTTCGAGTACTGCTTGCAGACTGCATCGAATGGCTGCAGAGTTTGAGGGGACGCCCATTCGGCCTCATCGTTTTCGTCCGCATCGACCTAGTGAGAGCGGCTTTCCCACAAAATAGCGCGCAATTCCTGGCGCGCTACCAAGATTTCTCACTCCGATGGGACCCATCCGAGGCTAAGCGTTTGGCCCTATGGTTGGCGCAAAGCTCCAGCGCCATGCCCGGAGTAACGGAAGACGTTGTTCGAGAGGCCAACGAGGATGACCTCAACCGCCTGCTCATTGATGTTTGGGGCGAGAAGATGGGAAGCCTCCGCTCCCGCGAGGCTCGAAGCTCTGGGTGGTTCCTCGCAGCCCTGTCAGACTTCAATGACAATATCCAGGCGCGCGACATTGTAATCTTCATGCAGGAATCGGCGCGGCGTTCCATTGGCGAGGCCCGGTGGACCGATCGACTTCTGGCTCCCGCCGCTATGCGCGATGCATTGATCACCTGCAGCAGCCAGAAGATCAGCGCCATCAGCGAGGAGTCACCCGTTATCGGCGACCTGTTGCAACATTTGAGAAACCTGGGGGCCGAGGAACGCCAGGTGCCCTTTACTCAGGACTCCGTCCAGTTGTCTATCACGCAATTAGAACTTCTCGCCGAGAGTGGCGTCGTCTTCCGGGAGGACGACCGATTCTGGATCCCTGAGATTTTCCGTCATGGTCTTGGCTTCCGAGCCAGCGGTAGGCCGAGGGTCGTAGCAGTCGCCAACCTGGTGCGGAAGCGCAACAACAGCGAGTGA